One segment of Nostoc piscinale CENA21 DNA contains the following:
- a CDS encoding peptidoglycan-binding protein produces the protein MVKPKPAVTKTTQRKSSPPSSQVSSQVILQRGDLSYEVMAIQRKLEAAGYFDQPITGDFNAATEAAVIQFQKAHGLVSNGIVDHRTLTVLESGASIKTITPPQPTTPAVVNSPKLRPNTSMLRRGDISAEVKSIQQKLQASGYLKQSITGSFDAATEAAVLKFQKEHGLIADGIVGPKTLAAMKSQSIKSPTPTGQNSVVPNKSKELKTPIKKPTPPAPKTNSIKFATEPTQPINQPLQLEQPNDEKVLAAAVSEYDFAQPWQLETKDNIPKNSSSHSHKMTLKKTISGKISPKSVVHSGNGLFFAQNMMYNHTITVYNREHKLVKVIPDKVDLSKFGYSKFKGNYRGAPVEASFSQDGKYAWISNYQMYGPGFNNPGSDKCSPQQKTDKSFLYRINTDSLEIDHVVQVGSVPKFVATANDEGLVLVSNWCSWDLSVVDTAKNKEIKRIPLGPYPRGIAIDAANNQAYVAVMGSYDIAKVDLNNFSVKWLKNIGNAPRHLNIDPTGKYLYASLNGEGKIAKIQLPQGKLVNKVSTGNAPRSMVLSEDGQRLYVVNYSDNTVSKIRTNDLKVIQKVNVGANPIGVTYDPQTREVWVACYSGNIMVFQD, from the coding sequence GTGGTTAAACCTAAGCCTGCTGTCACTAAAACTACTCAAAGAAAATCATCACCCCCTAGTTCTCAGGTAAGCTCTCAGGTAATTTTACAAAGAGGTGATCTGAGTTATGAAGTGATGGCAATTCAGCGGAAATTAGAAGCAGCAGGATATTTTGACCAACCAATCACCGGAGATTTTAACGCTGCGACAGAAGCAGCTGTCATACAATTTCAGAAAGCGCATGGACTTGTTAGTAATGGAATTGTTGACCATCGGACGTTAACAGTACTAGAATCTGGTGCAAGTATCAAAACAATTACACCGCCCCAGCCTACCACACCTGCTGTAGTCAATTCACCAAAGTTGCGGCCTAATACTTCTATGTTACGCAGAGGTGATATTAGTGCAGAGGTAAAATCTATTCAACAAAAACTGCAAGCATCTGGATATCTCAAACAATCAATTACCGGGTCTTTTGATGCAGCCACAGAAGCAGCTGTACTGAAATTTCAAAAAGAACATGGACTCATTGCTGATGGAATTGTTGGGCCGAAAACATTAGCAGCCATGAAATCGCAATCGATCAAATCACCTACACCTACAGGTCAAAACTCTGTAGTTCCAAATAAATCGAAAGAACTCAAAACTCCCATCAAAAAACCAACTCCCCCCGCACCAAAAACTAACTCCATCAAATTTGCCACCGAACCAACTCAACCCATAAATCAGCCACTACAACTAGAACAACCAAACGACGAAAAAGTATTAGCAGCTGCTGTGTCAGAATATGATTTCGCTCAACCTTGGCAATTAGAAACTAAAGATAATATTCCAAAAAATTCATCCAGTCATTCTCATAAAATGACGCTCAAAAAAACTATTTCTGGTAAGATTTCGCCAAAATCTGTCGTACATTCAGGCAATGGGTTATTTTTTGCCCAAAACATGATGTACAACCATACCATCACTGTTTACAATCGGGAGCATAAATTAGTTAAGGTAATCCCCGATAAAGTTGATTTATCAAAATTTGGTTACTCCAAATTCAAAGGTAATTATCGCGGCGCACCTGTTGAAGCTAGTTTTTCCCAAGATGGTAAGTACGCCTGGATTTCTAACTACCAAATGTATGGGCCAGGATTTAACAATCCAGGTAGTGATAAATGTAGTCCTCAGCAGAAAACAGACAAGAGTTTTTTGTATCGCATTAACACTGATTCTTTAGAAATTGATCATGTGGTTCAAGTTGGTTCAGTACCAAAATTTGTGGCAACAGCTAATGATGAAGGTTTAGTACTAGTTAGTAACTGGTGTTCTTGGGATTTAAGTGTTGTCGATACTGCTAAAAATAAGGAAATTAAAAGAATTCCCCTTGGCCCTTATCCCCGTGGTATAGCAATTGATGCAGCCAATAATCAAGCTTATGTTGCGGTTATGGGTTCTTATGATATTGCCAAAGTTGACCTCAATAACTTCTCAGTCAAATGGTTGAAAAATATTGGTAATGCGCCACGACATTTAAATATAGATCCCACTGGTAAATATCTCTATGCTTCTTTGAATGGAGAAGGAAAAATAGCCAAAATTCAATTACCACAAGGCAAGTTAGTTAATAAAGTCTCTACAGGTAACGCACCACGTAGCATGGTTTTATCAGAGGATGGACAAAGACTTTATGTTGTTAATTACAGTGACAACACAGTTAGTAAAATTCGGACTAATGATCTGAAAGTTATACAAAAAGTGAATGTTGGTGCTAACCCAATTGGCGTTACCTATGACCCACAAACTAGAGAAGTTTGGGTCGCCTGTTATTCTGGTAATATCATGGTATTTCAAGATTAA